One window of Desulfovibrio subterraneus genomic DNA carries:
- a CDS encoding protein-glutamate methylesterase/protein-glutamine glutaminase translates to MITVVVVDDSAFMRKALSSMLEKDPEIRVVATARDGQEGLDLIRKHNPDVVTLDIEMPRMDGLTALRHIMMEMPRPVLMVSSLTVEGAEATLKAMELGAVDFIPKQLSKVSLDIVKIEEDLQEKVKQISRRRFVPPRPSRPVRPAVATNGTAVAAAHAVPRPVVSRTGRPVRDIVAIGVSTGGPPAVQKVLSQLPADFPATILIAQHMPAAFTGPFAKRLDGVCKITVKEAETGDRIVPGVAYVAPGGKHIRLDLRGGRMELVVTTEPTDALYKPSANVLMESVGNSVGRKALGVILTGMGSDGAEGMRVLKQKGGRAIAQNDASCVVYGMPKAIVDAGLADEIHDIDDIAEAIMAGLYK, encoded by the coding sequence GTGATTACAGTCGTAGTAGTAGATGATTCCGCTTTCATGAGAAAAGCGTTGAGCAGTATGCTTGAAAAGGACCCTGAAATCAGGGTTGTTGCCACTGCCCGTGACGGACAGGAAGGTCTGGACCTGATCCGTAAACATAACCCCGATGTCGTGACCCTTGATATTGAAATGCCCCGCATGGACGGCCTTACGGCGCTTCGTCATATCATGATGGAAATGCCCCGGCCCGTTCTCATGGTCAGCTCGCTGACTGTTGAGGGAGCAGAAGCCACCCTGAAGGCCATGGAGCTCGGGGCTGTTGATTTTATTCCTAAACAGCTTTCCAAGGTCTCTCTGGATATAGTAAAGATAGAAGAGGACCTTCAGGAAAAGGTGAAGCAGATTTCCCGCAGGCGTTTTGTTCCGCCTCGTCCTTCCCGCCCGGTGCGCCCGGCCGTTGCTACCAACGGAACAGCCGTTGCGGCGGCGCACGCAGTACCCAGGCCGGTGGTATCCCGTACGGGCAGACCGGTGAGGGATATCGTGGCGATAGGCGTTTCCACCGGTGGACCGCCAGCCGTGCAGAAGGTGCTTTCGCAGCTGCCGGCAGATTTTCCTGCCACCATCCTGATTGCCCAGCATATGCCTGCTGCCTTTACCGGCCCCTTTGCCAAACGTCTGGACGGCGTTTGCAAGATAACGGTCAAGGAAGCCGAAACCGGTGACAGAATTGTTCCCGGTGTGGCCTATGTGGCTCCGGGCGGAAAGCATATCCGTCTGGACCTGCGCGGTGGCCGCATGGAACTGGTTGTTACGACGGAGCCGACCGATGCGCTCTACAAGCCTTCGGCCAACGTGCTTATGGAGTCGGTGGGCAACAGTGTGGGACGCAAAGCGCTTGGCGTTATTCTTACCGGTATGGGGAGCGACGGCGCAGAAGGCATGCGCGTATTGAAGCAGAAGGGGGGACGTGCCATAGCGCAGAACGACGCGAGCTGTGTTGTCTATGGTATGCCCAAGGCCATTGTTGACGCCGGTCTGGCAGACGAGATTCATGACATTGATGATATCGCGGAAG